In Pelagibaculum spongiae, a single genomic region encodes these proteins:
- a CDS encoding sugar ABC transporter ATP-binding protein, producing MFLKVKNLKKSYGSAAVLKGVDLEAQSGSVLAFLGANGAGKSTLLGCICGAQDADTGDILIGEKSLRGLMPREVQDHGVAMIYQHSQAFEDLSVTENIFLGREIKIGQRINHSAQKKIALELLTRLGVDNIDPSVDLKKLGVGERKIVEIARALMLKPKFLILDEPTASLSDKEAKALHKVIQQAVTNECIGVIYVTHFLDEIHKVANKVTILRDGKILWTQPVEDVSIEDLSDAISPNNDLTSFKSGKNTRDHSNRLVINDLKTSFVGPINFSLTPGEILGIYGLMGSGRTELLECLAGASTKKEGTQSLNGKEKNYSSPRSALSDGIALVASDRKEQSLFSSFTAVENLVIPHLGQTVFSGFFRSFEKEKHSFEKVAKLLNIQPPDPNLQGQRFSGGNAQKIMVGRWLIDDSGLQVLLLDEPTQGVDIGARFELYQALVTLKQSGVSIIVASSDATEVCQLSDKVLILGRGQQVALIDNPHSEEHLIKLAHKAEHNTQNCDAGLENAELKAGVMQ from the coding sequence ATGTTTCTCAAGGTCAAAAATTTAAAAAAATCTTATGGTTCAGCAGCTGTATTAAAAGGTGTCGACTTAGAAGCGCAGTCAGGCAGCGTACTCGCTTTTCTTGGTGCAAATGGAGCTGGGAAATCTACGCTTCTTGGTTGTATTTGTGGCGCTCAAGATGCGGATACGGGCGATATTTTGATTGGAGAAAAATCATTACGTGGCTTAATGCCTAGAGAAGTTCAAGATCATGGCGTTGCCATGATCTACCAACATTCTCAAGCTTTCGAAGATTTAAGCGTTACAGAGAATATTTTTCTTGGGCGAGAAATTAAGATTGGCCAAAGAATAAATCATAGTGCACAAAAAAAAATAGCACTTGAATTACTGACACGCCTCGGGGTCGATAACATCGACCCTAGCGTCGATTTAAAAAAACTAGGTGTAGGCGAAAGAAAAATAGTTGAAATTGCTCGCGCTCTTATGCTCAAGCCAAAATTTTTGATCCTTGATGAACCCACCGCTTCACTTTCAGATAAAGAAGCGAAAGCACTGCATAAAGTTATTCAACAAGCTGTTACAAATGAATGCATCGGTGTAATTTATGTGACGCATTTTCTTGATGAAATTCACAAAGTTGCAAATAAAGTCACCATACTTCGAGATGGGAAGATTTTGTGGACCCAACCGGTCGAGGATGTTTCAATTGAAGATTTAAGCGATGCGATATCGCCAAACAATGATCTTACGAGCTTTAAATCAGGGAAAAATACGCGTGATCATTCAAACAGGCTAGTTATTAATGACTTAAAAACTTCCTTCGTTGGGCCAATAAATTTCTCTCTCACGCCTGGTGAAATACTTGGCATATATGGCCTGATGGGCTCAGGCCGCACAGAGTTACTTGAATGCTTGGCCGGTGCATCAACCAAAAAAGAAGGCACTCAATCACTTAATGGCAAAGAAAAAAATTACTCATCTCCTAGGTCTGCTTTATCTGATGGCATAGCGCTGGTTGCAAGCGATAGAAAAGAACAAAGTTTATTTTCAAGCTTTACTGCTGTTGAAAACCTAGTCATTCCACATTTGGGACAAACTGTATTTTCTGGCTTTTTTAGAAGCTTTGAAAAAGAAAAACATTCTTTTGAAAAAGTAGCAAAACTTTTAAATATTCAACCACCAGATCCCAACTTGCAAGGACAAAGGTTTAGCGGTGGCAATGCTCAAAAAATCATGGTTGGTCGTTGGTTAATCGATGATTCTGGTTTACAAGTATTGCTTTTAGACGAACCGACTCAAGGTGTTGATATTGGAGCTCGTTTTGAGCTTTACCAAGCATTGGTAACTTTAAAGCAATCAGGAGTATCGATTATCGTAGCTTCTTCAGATGCCACTGAAGTTTGTCAATTATCTGATAAAGTTTTGATTTTAGGTCGAGGTCAGCAAGTCGCCCTCATCGACAATCCCCATAGCGAAGAGCACCTGATAAAACTTGCCCATAAGGCTGAACATAATACTCAAAATTGCGATGCAGGGTTAGAAAATGCAGAGTTAAAAGCAGGAGTGATGCAATGA
- a CDS encoding amino acid ABC transporter permease, translated as MKWWRDARVRGIIWQVVLFLAVVWFGWSIYDNTITNLESRGITTGFRFLNEEAGFAILQTLIPFDESYTFGRTFLVGLLNTLLVSFIGVICATLLGFLVGIARLSSNWLVQKLASVYIEIFRNIPLLLQIFFWYFAVLQALPGPRQSMSLGEVFFLNVRGLYLPSIIQNPGFGWVWIALAVGLVAGYFYKRHANKVQNDTGKQLPGVRVWIAAALGLPAIALVMTGMPFDWEIAKLQGFNFQGGITIIPELGALALALTVYTATYIAEIVRSGIQAVDKGQTEAASALGLHNWQILRLVVIPQAMRVIIPPLSSQYMNLIKNSSLATAIGYPDLVSVFAGTTLNQTGQAVEIIFMTMGVYLTTSLIVSVLMNMYNRKVALVER; from the coding sequence ATGAAGTGGTGGCGAGACGCGCGTGTCCGGGGGATCATTTGGCAAGTTGTATTGTTTCTTGCTGTGGTCTGGTTTGGTTGGTCAATTTATGACAATACTATTACCAATCTGGAGTCTCGGGGTATTACCACCGGCTTTCGCTTCTTAAATGAAGAGGCTGGTTTTGCAATACTACAGACGTTAATTCCTTTTGATGAATCCTATACCTTTGGTAGAACTTTCTTAGTAGGTTTGCTGAATACGCTTTTAGTTTCTTTTATTGGCGTAATCTGTGCGACCTTATTGGGTTTCCTAGTAGGTATTGCACGACTCTCTTCTAACTGGTTAGTGCAAAAGCTAGCTAGTGTCTATATCGAAATATTCCGAAATATTCCGCTGCTACTACAAATATTCTTTTGGTATTTTGCAGTGTTGCAAGCGCTTCCTGGGCCAAGACAAAGTATGTCTCTGGGCGAAGTATTCTTTTTGAATGTTCGTGGCCTTTATTTGCCTTCAATTATTCAAAATCCGGGTTTTGGTTGGGTTTGGATTGCTTTGGCAGTGGGGCTGGTTGCTGGTTATTTTTATAAGCGACATGCAAATAAAGTTCAAAATGATACCGGCAAGCAATTACCTGGCGTTCGAGTTTGGATTGCTGCAGCGCTTGGTCTTCCTGCTATTGCACTCGTTATGACCGGCATGCCATTTGATTGGGAAATTGCCAAACTGCAAGGTTTTAATTTCCAAGGTGGTATTACGATCATTCCTGAATTAGGTGCTTTGGCACTGGCACTAACGGTTTATACCGCAACTTATATTGCTGAAATTGTCCGTTCGGGTATTCAGGCAGTTGATAAGGGACAAACTGAAGCCGCGAGTGCTTTGGGGCTTCATAACTGGCAAATATTACGTTTGGTGGTGATTCCTCAAGCAATGCGAGTAATTATCCCGCCGCTTTCCAGTCAATATATGAACTTGATTAAAAACTCTTCTTTGGCAACTGCTATTGGCTATCCGGATCTGGTCAGTGTATTTGCCGGAACCACGCTGAATCAGACAGGTCAGGCGGTAGAAATCATTTTTATGACGATGGGCGTGTATTTAACGACCAGTTTAATCGTTTCTGTTCTAATGAATATGTACAACCGCAAGGTTGCACTGGTGGAGAGATAA
- a CDS encoding amino acid ABC transporter substrate-binding protein → MTVRSLLLAGLTLAISQTSFADTTLEQVKARGSLNCGVSTGLPGFSSPDSKGRWSGIDVDICRSMAAASLGDATKVKFIPLTAKERFTALQSGEIDVLSRNTTWTITRDTSLGLNFAGVNYYDGQGFMVNKNLGVKSALELSGASVCIQAGTTTELNLADYFRLNNMKYTAITFDTSDQTVKGYESGRCDVLTSDQSQLYALRIRLKRPGNAVVLPEIISKEPLGPVVRQGDDQWLNIARWSLFAMINAEELGLTKNNAESQKNSKNPAVKRFMNAAGVSPALGLKTDWAYQIVKQVGNYGEVFERTVGAGSPLKISRGVNRLWSDGGIQYAPPLR, encoded by the coding sequence ATGACTGTCAGAAGCTTGCTGCTTGCTGGACTAACTTTGGCAATCAGCCAAACCAGCTTTGCCGATACAACTCTAGAACAGGTTAAGGCGCGTGGCAGCCTGAACTGTGGTGTTAGTACTGGTCTTCCCGGTTTTTCTTCTCCTGACAGCAAAGGCCGCTGGAGTGGTATCGACGTAGATATTTGTCGTTCCATGGCCGCTGCTAGTTTAGGTGATGCTACCAAGGTTAAATTTATCCCGCTAACTGCAAAAGAGCGTTTCACGGCACTGCAAAGTGGCGAGATTGATGTTCTTTCGCGCAACACGACTTGGACAATTACCCGTGATACTTCGCTGGGTTTGAACTTCGCTGGTGTTAACTACTATGACGGCCAAGGTTTTATGGTAAATAAAAACCTCGGTGTTAAAAGTGCTTTGGAATTAAGTGGCGCCTCTGTTTGTATTCAGGCAGGTACAACTACTGAACTGAATCTGGCTGATTACTTCCGCTTGAATAACATGAAGTACACCGCGATTACTTTCGATACTTCTGATCAAACGGTCAAAGGTTACGAATCTGGTCGTTGTGACGTTCTGACTTCTGACCAATCACAATTATATGCACTGCGTATTCGCCTCAAGCGTCCGGGTAATGCAGTAGTTCTGCCAGAAATTATTTCTAAAGAACCTCTAGGGCCAGTCGTTCGTCAAGGTGACGATCAATGGTTGAACATTGCTCGCTGGTCATTGTTCGCAATGATTAATGCTGAAGAATTGGGTTTGACCAAGAATAATGCTGAAAGCCAGAAAAACAGCAAAAACCCTGCAGTTAAACGTTTCATGAATGCTGCTGGTGTTTCTCCTGCATTAGGTCTGAAAACTGACTGGGCTTATCAAATTGTTAAGCAGGTTGGTAACTACGGTGAAGTATTTGAAAGAACTGTAGGTGCAGGCTCCCCACTGAAAATTTCTCGCGGTGTAAACCGTTTGTGGAGTGATGGCGGTATTCAATACGCGCCACCTCTGCGTTAA
- a CDS encoding amino acid ABC transporter ATP-binding protein, whose product MSESPVIEINKLNKWYGQFHVLHDIDLTVKRGEKIVICGPSGSGKSTLIRCINRLEVHQEGDIIVDGITLNDDLKNIDQVRQETGMVFQHFNLFPHLTVLENCTLAPIWVKKMPKDEAEKMALEYLDRVQIKEHSHKYPGQMSGGQQQRVAIARSLCMNPRIMLFDEPTSALDPEMIKEVLDVMVELAKEGMTMICVTHEMGFAKTVADRVIFMDEGEIIEENEPHEFFDNPQSDRTKLFLSQILAH is encoded by the coding sequence ATGTCTGAATCACCGGTAATTGAAATAAATAAACTCAATAAATGGTACGGACAGTTCCATGTATTGCATGATATCGATCTGACGGTAAAACGTGGCGAAAAAATTGTTATTTGTGGGCCTTCTGGTTCAGGAAAATCGACATTAATTCGCTGCATTAACCGTTTGGAGGTGCATCAGGAAGGCGACATTATTGTTGATGGCATTACCTTGAATGACGACCTGAAAAATATTGATCAGGTTCGCCAGGAAACGGGCATGGTGTTCCAGCACTTTAATTTGTTTCCGCATTTAACCGTGCTAGAGAACTGCACATTGGCACCGATTTGGGTAAAGAAAATGCCTAAAGATGAAGCCGAAAAAATGGCGCTAGAATATCTGGATCGAGTGCAAATAAAAGAGCATTCTCATAAATATCCTGGGCAAATGTCTGGTGGCCAGCAGCAGCGAGTCGCGATTGCTAGAAGCCTGTGCATGAATCCACGGATTATGTTATTTGATGAGCCCACTTCAGCACTCGATCCGGAAATGATCAAGGAAGTGCTTGATGTAATGGTTGAACTGGCCAAAGAAGGCATGACCATGATTTGTGTAACCCACGAAATGGGTTTTGCAAAAACGGTTGCTGATCGAGTGATCTTTATGGATGAAGGTGAAATCATTGAAGAAAATGAGCCCCATGAATTCTTTGATAATCCCCAGTCAGATCGTACTAAGTTATTTTTGAGTCAGATATTGGCGCATTAA
- a CDS encoding ABC transporter ATP-binding protein, translated as MSTNKQTPLEPKVLEVRNLEVSIKSSGIPLVKGIDFEIAKGEIFALVGESGSGKSLTSMSMMRLLPDALTISKGDIRLNGDDLFQLTELEMNQVRGAKVAMIFQEPQTSLNPVQTVGEQLGEVLKLHQDLSGSRAQPRLVELLEEVGIPDPKERLKWYPHQLSGGQKQRVMIAMALACEPQLLVADEPTTALDVTIQKQVLELLNKLCKTRNLSVLLITHDMGVVAEMADRIAVMQFGEILEQATRDEFFANPRHEYSKRLINSLPKGNDFLSIEKPETVLKVDDLCVWFPQKKGIFQRTVGHTKAVDGISFEIGRAETLALVGESGSGKSTTGMAILRLNPIYRGAVEFNGKKISDLERDAFMPYRKDIQVIFQDPFSSMNPRMSIREIIEEGMLSLDVEKDRKKREATMQRLLKRVGMEPEHLDRFPHEFSGGQRQRIAIARALSVNPKLIICDEPTSALDVSIRGQVLDLLRELQDELGVSYLFITHDLSIIPHLAHRVAVMKNGEIVEQGNTESLMTNPQHAYTRQLLAAAPKIEINAA; from the coding sequence ATGTCGACCAATAAACAAACACCACTAGAACCAAAAGTGTTAGAGGTGCGTAACCTCGAAGTGTCGATTAAATCCAGCGGTATTCCTCTGGTTAAAGGTATCGACTTTGAAATTGCCAAGGGCGAAATTTTTGCTTTGGTCGGTGAGTCAGGTTCTGGCAAATCGCTAACATCTATGTCGATGATGCGGCTATTGCCAGATGCCTTAACTATTTCTAAAGGTGATATTCGCTTAAATGGTGACGATCTTTTCCAGTTGACTGAATTGGAAATGAATCAGGTGCGCGGTGCCAAGGTCGCCATGATCTTCCAAGAGCCACAAACCTCACTTAACCCAGTGCAAACGGTTGGTGAGCAGCTGGGAGAAGTATTAAAACTTCACCAAGATTTGAGCGGTTCTAGAGCACAGCCTCGTTTGGTTGAGCTGTTGGAAGAAGTGGGTATTCCTGATCCAAAAGAACGCTTGAAGTGGTATCCACACCAGCTTTCTGGTGGTCAAAAGCAACGTGTGATGATTGCAATGGCGCTGGCTTGTGAGCCACAGCTATTAGTTGCCGATGAACCTACTACTGCATTGGATGTAACCATTCAAAAGCAGGTGCTGGAACTATTAAATAAGCTGTGCAAAACCCGCAATCTAAGTGTGTTGTTAATTACACACGATATGGGTGTGGTGGCAGAAATGGCCGATCGAATTGCAGTAATGCAATTCGGTGAGATTCTGGAGCAGGCAACTCGAGATGAGTTTTTTGCCAATCCTCGCCATGAATACAGCAAACGGTTAATCAATTCACTGCCGAAAGGAAATGACTTCCTCAGCATTGAAAAGCCTGAAACCGTATTAAAAGTTGATGACTTATGTGTTTGGTTCCCGCAAAAGAAAGGAATTTTTCAGCGCACAGTTGGCCACACTAAAGCGGTTGACGGCATTAGCTTTGAAATTGGTAGGGCAGAGACTTTAGCCTTGGTGGGTGAGTCTGGCTCAGGTAAGTCAACCACTGGCATGGCAATTTTGCGTTTGAATCCAATTTACCGCGGTGCAGTTGAATTCAACGGTAAAAAGATTAGCGATTTAGAACGTGATGCTTTTATGCCGTATCGAAAAGACATTCAAGTAATCTTCCAAGACCCCTTCTCGTCGATGAATCCGCGAATGAGCATTCGTGAAATCATTGAAGAAGGCATGTTAAGTCTGGATGTTGAGAAGGATCGTAAAAAACGCGAAGCAACCATGCAAAGATTACTCAAACGGGTCGGAATGGAGCCAGAACATTTGGACCGTTTCCCGCATGAGTTTTCTGGTGGTCAGCGCCAGCGAATTGCAATTGCCAGAGCTTTGTCGGTTAATCCAAAGTTGATTATTTGTGATGAGCCGACTTCAGCGCTAGACGTGTCTATTCGTGGGCAAGTACTGGATTTACTGCGAGAGCTGCAAGATGAGCTGGGCGTTTCTTATCTGTTCATTACCCATGACCTGTCGATTATCCCGCACTTGGCACATCGGGTTGCAGTGATGAAAAACGGTGAAATTGTTGAGCAAGGTAACACTGAAAGTTTGATGACCAATCCGCAACATGCGTATACCCGTCAACTTTTAGCGGCTGCACCAAAGATTGAAATCAACGCTGCTTGA
- a CDS encoding amino acid ABC transporter permease — protein MSRKPPVGNRGAVLWLRENLFSSVGNSVLTIVVASLLLWFLPPILDWAFFSADWFGTSREDCTSDGACWVFVTSRLDQFIYGFYPEGERWRVNLMFAISIVLLIGALYEKTPFRHLFALTFLAIFPFIGFFLLSGGVEGVPLLDDLPAVDTHLWGGLMLTLILASVGIVAALPLGILLALGRRSEMPLIRTFSVMMIEIWRGVPLITVLFMASVMFPLFVSSEVEMDKLLRALIGITFFQSAYIAEVVRGGLQAIPKGQYEAAQALGLGYWRMMALVIMPQALKLVIPGIVNTVNELFKDTSLVLIIGLFDLLAIVQAALNDPKWLGYATEGYLFAAFVFWIFCYGMSLYSRNLERKLDHEMRS, from the coding sequence ATGTCAAGAAAACCACCGGTGGGAAACAGAGGCGCTGTTCTCTGGTTAAGAGAAAATTTATTTTCTTCAGTAGGCAATAGTGTTTTAACTATTGTTGTTGCTTCCCTTTTATTATGGTTTTTACCGCCGATATTAGACTGGGCTTTCTTTTCGGCTGATTGGTTTGGTACTAGTCGAGAAGATTGTACTAGTGATGGTGCTTGTTGGGTGTTTGTGACGAGTCGCCTTGATCAGTTTATCTATGGATTTTATCCCGAAGGTGAGCGCTGGCGGGTAAACTTGATGTTTGCTATCAGTATTGTTTTATTGATCGGTGCGCTTTATGAAAAAACACCTTTTCGGCATTTATTCGCATTAACATTTTTAGCTATCTTCCCATTTATTGGCTTTTTCTTGTTAAGTGGTGGTGTTGAAGGTGTTCCACTGCTAGATGATTTGCCCGCGGTTGATACTCACTTGTGGGGGGGATTAATGCTGACATTAATCCTAGCATCGGTTGGTATTGTTGCAGCCTTGCCGCTGGGGATTTTATTGGCCTTGGGCCGGCGATCTGAAATGCCACTAATTCGCACTTTCAGTGTGATGATGATTGAGATTTGGCGAGGTGTTCCATTAATTACTGTGCTGTTTATGGCATCGGTTATGTTTCCGTTATTTGTTTCCAGTGAAGTGGAAATGGATAAGTTATTAAGAGCATTGATCGGAATTACTTTTTTCCAGTCAGCCTATATTGCTGAAGTAGTTCGTGGTGGTTTGCAAGCGATACCCAAAGGGCAGTATGAAGCCGCTCAAGCGCTCGGCTTGGGTTATTGGAGAATGATGGCGTTAGTCATTATGCCTCAAGCTTTGAAACTGGTTATTCCAGGCATTGTAAATACCGTCAATGAGCTCTTTAAAGATACCAGTTTGGTATTGATCATCGGTTTATTTGATTTACTGGCGATTGTTCAAGCGGCGCTGAATGATCCAAAGTGGTTGGGTTATGCCACCGAAGGTTATCTGTTCGCCGCGTTTGTATTCTGGATTTTCTGTTATGGCATGTCGCTATATAGCCGCAATCTGGAACGCAAACTAGACCACGAAATGCGGAGTTAA
- a CDS encoding ABC transporter permease, translating into MISDTSEQKKMFNLGLKQTSNWSDIAITAALPVAIALLALFFFINVPVFMTINNWIAISVQVSTIMTIAIPFALLLMAGKIDLSVGSNLALCGVVAGLGFSDLGIFSAIILTLIVGTGVGVLNGLLVSRFDMSPIIITLGTLTLIRGVAQWLAPHPIFGFPEDFLIIGYERILGLPILTWIMLAVIAMGAAVMAFLPIGAQIIALGVNQRAAFLIGLRVKGIGILLYAATGFFVAIAALMSVSRINSAPAGTLGVGIELSVLTAVLLGGVPFNGGKGSLFRVVLGVWLLGMLSNGLILMNVPTELSLMITGLVLIVAACLDRLRTK; encoded by the coding sequence ATGATAAGCGATACATCCGAACAAAAAAAAATGTTTAATCTTGGGTTAAAACAAACAAGCAACTGGTCAGATATTGCTATAACCGCAGCGCTTCCTGTAGCTATTGCATTACTTGCATTGTTTTTTTTCATTAACGTTCCAGTTTTTATGACAATAAATAACTGGATTGCTATTTCAGTTCAAGTTTCAACAATCATGACCATCGCAATTCCATTCGCACTATTGCTAATGGCTGGAAAGATTGATTTATCGGTAGGTTCTAATCTTGCTCTTTGTGGCGTAGTTGCAGGTCTTGGGTTTTCTGACTTGGGAATATTCAGTGCAATTATTCTTACCTTGATCGTGGGAACAGGTGTTGGTGTACTAAACGGCTTACTGGTTTCTCGGTTTGATATGTCTCCAATTATCATAACATTAGGTACTTTAACTTTAATACGCGGCGTCGCACAATGGCTTGCACCTCACCCGATATTTGGATTTCCTGAAGATTTTTTAATTATTGGTTACGAGCGTATTTTAGGCCTGCCAATTTTAACTTGGATTATGCTTGCCGTCATAGCCATGGGTGCGGCTGTAATGGCTTTTTTGCCAATAGGCGCACAGATCATTGCTTTAGGCGTAAACCAGCGTGCAGCTTTTCTGATTGGGCTTAGAGTGAAAGGTATCGGGATTCTCTTGTATGCCGCGACGGGATTTTTTGTTGCAATTGCAGCTTTAATGAGTGTTTCACGCATTAATTCTGCACCAGCAGGAACATTAGGCGTAGGAATAGAACTTAGCGTTCTAACCGCTGTACTACTTGGCGGCGTTCCTTTTAATGGCGGAAAGGGTTCTTTATTTAGAGTTGTTTTAGGTGTTTGGCTGCTGGGCATGCTATCGAACGGTTTGATTTTAATGAATGTTCCTACAGAGTTAAGCTTGATGATTACAGGACTAGTTCTCATTGTGGCCGCCTGCTTAGATCGTTTACGCACAAAGTAA
- a CDS encoding ABC transporter permease: protein MLAYIIRRLLYAIPILLGVNIITFALFFVVNTPDQMARAQLGDKHITQEAINSWKEQRGYDKPLFINSEKGGLETVTDTVFFDKSVRLIAFDFGKSDEGRSIGGEIRERMWPSLALQIPTFAIGIMVNICFALIVTMFRASLFELAAMTLCVAMLSISAVFYIIGGQFFFGKMWHLVPISGFIPGPDAVRFLILPVIIGVIAGMGAGTRLYRTIFVEESTRDYIRTARAKGVSEVGVLFKHLLPNGMIPILTSVVVIIPSLFMGSLLMESFFGIPGLGGYTIDAIKSQDFAIVRSMVFLGSVLYIIGLLLTDISYTLVDPRVRLS, encoded by the coding sequence ATGCTGGCCTATATTATTCGTCGACTGTTATACGCCATTCCGATTTTGTTAGGTGTAAACATCATTACTTTTGCGCTGTTTTTCGTGGTCAATACCCCGGATCAAATGGCGCGCGCTCAACTGGGTGATAAGCACATCACCCAAGAAGCAATTAATTCATGGAAAGAGCAACGTGGCTATGACAAGCCATTATTCATCAACAGCGAAAAAGGTGGCCTAGAAACAGTTACCGATACCGTTTTCTTTGATAAATCGGTTCGATTGATTGCATTTGATTTTGGTAAATCAGATGAAGGGCGTTCGATTGGTGGAGAAATTCGAGAGCGGATGTGGCCAAGCTTAGCGTTACAAATTCCCACTTTTGCCATCGGCATTATGGTGAACATTTGTTTTGCATTAATCGTGACCATGTTCCGGGCTAGTTTATTTGAGCTGGCCGCAATGACGTTATGTGTCGCAATGTTATCGATATCGGCAGTTTTCTATATTATCGGTGGCCAGTTTTTCTTCGGAAAAATGTGGCATTTGGTGCCTATTTCTGGATTTATCCCCGGACCAGATGCAGTTCGATTTTTAATTCTTCCGGTGATTATTGGTGTGATTGCAGGAATGGGTGCTGGTACCCGTTTGTATCGAACCATTTTTGTTGAAGAATCTACTCGTGATTACATCAGAACCGCTCGTGCCAAGGGTGTATCTGAAGTCGGTGTTCTATTCAAACACTTGTTGCCAAATGGCATGATTCCGATTTTGACCAGTGTGGTGGTGATTATTCCTAGCCTATTTATGGGCAGCCTATTAATGGAATCTTTCTTTGGTATTCCAGGGCTAGGTGGTTACACCATTGATGCTATTAAGTCTCAGGATTTTGCAATTGTACGTTCAATGGTATTCCTGGGCTCTGTGCTTTATATCATCGGTTTATTGCTGACAGATATTTCATACACATTGGTCGATCCGAGGGTAAGACTGTCATGA
- a CDS encoding ABC transporter permease, producing the protein MIKPLLLWSDILIFILVASVGLFLRQISKNPQAKKRWRRVFSSKVGIAAFIIICTYVSVALLDSVHFRYALDNVEKSTETSYSSEVHSLLDVALDDLKSMNEKTYSAPFAIYSFSKENLEDEQGRIYRDYPRLQSAGTHLADESEKVADISMKLVFGLLKGLAAAALLVAGHIFWRRKTKVPGDEKLADIPWATAYITLAVICCIIAVVLQLGNYYHILGTDKVGQDVLYTSIKAIRTGVLIGTLATILTLPIAIFLGISAGYFKGWIDDLIQYVYTTLSSIPSILLIAASVLLIDVYIANNPDLFELTLERADFKFLALCGILGMTSWTTLCRLLRAETLKVSQLDYVQAAHAFGVSHMRVIGKHILPNITHIILIALVLDFSAFVLAEAVLAYIGVGVDPSMVSWGNMINGARSELSRDPAVWWSVTAAFIMMFTLVLAANLFSDEVREAFDPRSAKGES; encoded by the coding sequence ATGATCAAACCTTTATTGCTCTGGAGCGACATTTTAATTTTTATCCTAGTCGCTTCTGTTGGCTTGTTTTTGCGTCAAATTAGCAAAAACCCACAAGCTAAAAAGCGCTGGCGTAGAGTGTTCAGCTCAAAAGTAGGCATCGCTGCATTTATTATTATCTGCACTTATGTTTCAGTCGCCTTGTTAGATTCAGTGCATTTTAGATATGCATTGGATAACGTGGAAAAATCAACAGAAACGTCTTATAGCAGTGAAGTTCACAGCTTGTTAGATGTAGCTCTGGATGATTTAAAATCCATGAATGAAAAAACCTATTCAGCACCTTTTGCGATCTATTCGTTTTCTAAAGAAAATTTGGAAGATGAACAAGGCCGTATTTACCGTGATTATCCACGGTTACAAAGTGCAGGTACCCATCTGGCGGATGAGTCAGAAAAAGTTGCCGATATTTCAATGAAGTTGGTTTTTGGTTTATTGAAAGGTTTAGCTGCTGCAGCGTTGCTTGTGGCTGGACATATTTTTTGGCGTCGAAAAACGAAAGTACCGGGTGATGAAAAGTTAGCCGATATTCCATGGGCAACCGCTTATATTACATTGGCGGTTATCTGCTGCATTATTGCTGTTGTGCTTCAGTTGGGAAATTACTACCATATTTTGGGTACCGATAAAGTCGGCCAAGATGTGTTGTACACCAGCATTAAAGCAATTCGTACCGGTGTTTTAATTGGTACCTTGGCGACTATTCTGACGTTGCCGATTGCGATCTTCTTAGGGATTAGCGCAGGTTACTTCAAGGGCTGGATTGATGATTTGATCCAATACGTTTATACCACCTTGAGTTCTATTCCAAGCATTCTGTTAATTGCAGCTTCGGTATTATTAATCGATGTTTATATCGCTAATAATCCGGATCTTTTCGAATTAACCTTGGAACGTGCTGACTTTAAATTCCTCGCACTGTGTGGAATTTTGGGCATGACCAGCTGGACGACTCTATGTCGCTTGCTGCGTGCTGAAACCTTAAAAGTCAGCCAGCTAGATTATGTGCAAGCTGCCCATGCATTTGGCGTGAGCCATATGCGGGTTATCGGTAAGCACATCTTGCCGAACATTACCCATATTATCCTGATTGCCTTAGTGCTTGATTTTTCAGCCTTTGTTTTGGCAGAGGCAGTACTGGCTTATATTGGCGTCGGTGTCGACCCAAGTATGGTGAGCTGGGGCAATATGATTAATGGTGCACGTTCTGAATTGTCCCGTGACCCTGCTGTGTGGTGGTCGGTGACAGCAGCATTTATTATGATGTTTACTCTGGTGCTTGCAGCTAACTTGTTCTCGGATGAAGTCCGCGAAGCCTTTGACCCTAGATCAGCCAAAGGAGAGAGCTAG